The following proteins are co-located in the Nocardioides piscis genome:
- a CDS encoding rhomboid family intramembrane serine protease: MTYQLESRGPGVGVAATWSAGFVGLLWVFEIADAALGLRLDDEGIRPGSTDGLSGILFAPLLHGGFGHLISNTVPLLVLGFIVLLSGVSRWLVLTLIVWIVGGAGTWLFGGAGTVHIGASGLVFGWLAYLILRGFFTRHPWQIVVGVVVFLVYGGALWGVLPGQPGISWQGHMFGAVGGGLAAWWLADRGPRAVASFGR, encoded by the coding sequence ATGACCTATCAGCTCGAGTCCCGAGGGCCCGGCGTCGGCGTGGCGGCGACCTGGAGCGCAGGCTTCGTCGGCCTGCTCTGGGTCTTTGAGATCGCCGATGCCGCCCTGGGGCTGCGGCTCGACGACGAAGGGATCCGCCCGGGCAGCACCGACGGGTTGAGCGGGATCCTGTTCGCGCCGCTGCTGCACGGGGGCTTCGGCCACCTGATCAGCAACACCGTGCCGCTGCTGGTGCTGGGTTTCATCGTGCTGCTCTCGGGCGTGAGCCGATGGCTGGTCCTCACCCTGATCGTGTGGATCGTCGGCGGGGCCGGCACGTGGCTGTTCGGTGGCGCCGGGACGGTGCACATCGGCGCGTCGGGCCTGGTCTTCGGGTGGCTGGCCTATCTCATCCTGCGCGGCTTCTTCACCCGCCATCCGTGGCAGATCGTCGTCGGCGTCGTGGTGTTCCTCGTCTATGGCGGTGCCCTGTGGGGCGTGCTGCCGGGCCAGCCGGGGATCTCGTGGCAGGGGCACATGTTCGGTGCCGTCGGAGGCGGGCTCGCGGCCTGGTGGCTGGCTGACCGGGGGCCGCGGGCCGTCGCATCCTTCGGGCGGTGA
- the mshA gene encoding D-inositol-3-phosphate glycosyltransferase: protein MDRVAMISLHTSPLDQPGTGDAGGMNVYVVELSRRLAAQGIAVDIFTRATSSRLPPVVEAADGVLVRHVAAGPFEGLTKGELPGQLCAFAREVLRAEAVQPQGHYDVVHSHYWLSGQVGALARDRWGVPLVHSMHTMAKVKNEAMALGDTPEPLARVIGEEQVVEAADLLIANTDLEAKQLINLYDAEPGRVEVIHPGVDLSVFRPMDRAAVRRSLDLPEDAVVLMFAGRIQPLKAPDVLLRAVGVLLAQDPSLRSRLVVPIVGGPSGTGLEHPESLAQLSAELGLEDVVRFIPPVSQPDLARWCAAATAVAVPSYNESFGLVAAEAQATGTPVVAAAVGGLTTVVSDGRSGLLVEGHDAEDWARALRRLIDDPVLTARLGDGAREHAREFSWERTAELTLSAYHDARTLMRDEMSA from the coding sequence ATGGACCGGGTGGCGATGATCAGCCTGCACACGTCCCCGCTCGACCAGCCGGGCACGGGCGACGCGGGCGGGATGAACGTCTATGTCGTCGAGCTCTCCCGGCGGCTGGCTGCCCAGGGGATCGCCGTCGACATCTTCACCCGCGCGACGTCCTCGCGGCTCCCACCTGTCGTCGAGGCTGCCGACGGGGTGCTGGTGCGCCACGTCGCAGCCGGACCCTTCGAGGGGCTGACCAAGGGCGAGCTCCCCGGTCAGCTCTGCGCCTTCGCCCGCGAGGTGCTGCGCGCCGAGGCCGTACAACCGCAAGGCCACTACGACGTCGTCCACTCCCACTACTGGCTCTCCGGCCAGGTCGGGGCCCTGGCCCGCGACCGCTGGGGCGTCCCGCTCGTCCACTCGATGCACACGATGGCCAAGGTCAAGAACGAGGCGATGGCGCTCGGGGACACCCCGGAGCCGTTGGCCCGCGTGATCGGTGAGGAACAGGTCGTCGAGGCGGCCGACCTCCTCATCGCCAACACCGACCTCGAGGCCAAGCAGCTGATCAACCTCTACGACGCCGAGCCCGGCCGGGTGGAGGTGATCCACCCCGGTGTCGACCTGTCGGTCTTCCGGCCGATGGACCGCGCCGCCGTACGCCGATCGCTCGACCTGCCCGAGGACGCGGTCGTCCTCATGTTCGCCGGCCGGATCCAGCCGCTCAAGGCTCCGGACGTGCTCCTGCGGGCGGTGGGCGTGCTGCTCGCGCAGGACCCGTCGCTGCGCTCGCGCCTCGTCGTGCCGATCGTGGGCGGCCCTTCTGGCACCGGCCTCGAGCACCCCGAGTCGCTGGCCCAGCTCAGCGCCGAGCTCGGGCTCGAGGACGTCGTGCGGTTCATCCCGCCGGTGTCTCAACCCGACCTGGCCCGCTGGTGCGCCGCGGCGACAGCGGTCGCCGTACCGTCCTACAACGAGTCCTTCGGCCTGGTCGCCGCCGAGGCGCAGGCGACCGGCACGCCCGTCGTGGCCGCGGCGGTGGGCGGTCTCACCACGGTCGTGTCCGACGGCCGGAGCGGCCTGCTCGTCGAAGGTCACGACGCTGAGGACTGGGCGAGGGCGCTGCGACGGCTGATCGACGACCCGGTGCTCACCGCGCGGCTGGGCGACGGTGCGCGGGAGCACGCGCGGGAGTTCTCCTGGGAGCGCACGGCCGAGCTGACGCTGTCGGCCTATCACGATGCGCGCACCCTCATGCGTGATGAGATGTCGGCGTGA
- a CDS encoding DMT family transporter, producing MTSSASSPTQPPTLTLDDDEPQGPPTWLPLTAVATTLVLWASAFVGIRHLGESVPPGALSLSRLLIMALALLVLMKGRLPRLPSRREWPLVLVGGASWFGLYNLALNESERRIDAGTAALIIQIGPILTALFATFFLGERLTKWLLVGMAVGFTGVVIIGRASSQGENGDLVGVLLSVVAAVTFAVGVLTQKKLLSGMKVLDMTFWYAVVGAAVCLPWAGQTVSVLSDASADTWWWIVYLGIFPSAIAFSTWTYALSHADAGKFAQSTFLVPFITSLMAWLLLDEVPPAMAFLGGGLCIAGVLVARRRARP from the coding sequence ATGACGTCGTCCGCCTCCTCCCCCACCCAGCCTCCGACGCTGACGCTCGACGACGACGAGCCGCAGGGTCCGCCCACCTGGCTCCCGCTGACCGCGGTGGCGACGACGCTGGTGCTGTGGGCGAGTGCGTTCGTCGGGATCCGGCACCTCGGGGAGTCGGTTCCTCCAGGGGCGCTGTCCCTGAGCCGGCTGCTGATCATGGCGCTGGCGCTGCTCGTGCTGATGAAGGGGCGGCTGCCGCGGCTGCCGAGCAGGCGGGAGTGGCCGCTCGTCCTGGTCGGGGGCGCGAGCTGGTTCGGGCTCTACAACCTGGCGCTCAACGAGTCCGAGCGGCGCATCGACGCAGGCACCGCGGCGCTGATCATCCAGATCGGGCCGATCCTGACCGCCCTGTTCGCGACGTTCTTCCTCGGCGAGCGCCTCACGAAGTGGCTGCTGGTCGGGATGGCGGTCGGCTTCACCGGCGTCGTCATCATCGGCCGGGCCTCCTCACAGGGTGAGAACGGAGACCTCGTCGGCGTCCTGCTGTCGGTGGTCGCCGCCGTCACCTTCGCCGTCGGCGTCCTGACCCAGAAGAAGCTGCTGTCGGGGATGAAGGTCCTCGACATGACGTTCTGGTATGCCGTCGTCGGGGCGGCCGTGTGCCTGCCGTGGGCAGGCCAGACGGTGAGCGTGCTGAGCGACGCCAGCGCCGACACGTGGTGGTGGATCGTCTATCTCGGGATCTTCCCGAGCGCGATCGCCTTCAGCACGTGGACCTATGCGCTCAGCCACGCCGACGCGGGCAAGTTCGCCCAGTCGACGTTCCTCGTCCCGTTCATCACCAGCCTGATGGCGTGGCTGCTGCTCGACGAGGTGCCTCCGGCGATGGCGTTCCTCGGCGGCGGGCTGTGCATCGCCGGCGTGCTGGTCGCGCGGCGCAGAGCCCGTCCGTGA
- a CDS encoding YbjN domain-containing protein: MSPADLSATVRAYLDRHEIAYEALSPSSFSLTLPGEKKLQTPVRLDIGEHALGVHAFVCRNPDENHARVYRWLLERNLRMYAVAFAVDHSGDIYLDARLPLSILASESADDELDRLLGSVLSHADESFNAILELGFASSIRKEWEWRISRGESTANLEAFRGWLEAGTSPQPE, encoded by the coding sequence GTGAGCCCTGCCGACCTCAGCGCGACCGTCCGCGCCTATCTCGACCGCCACGAGATCGCCTACGAGGCCCTGTCTCCCTCGTCCTTCTCGCTGACGCTGCCGGGCGAGAAGAAGCTCCAGACGCCGGTGCGCCTCGACATCGGTGAACACGCCCTCGGTGTGCACGCGTTCGTGTGCCGCAACCCCGACGAGAACCACGCCCGCGTCTATCGCTGGCTGCTGGAGCGCAACCTGCGGATGTATGCCGTGGCGTTCGCCGTCGACCACAGTGGCGACATCTATCTCGACGCCCGGCTGCCGCTCTCGATCCTGGCTTCGGAGTCGGCCGACGACGAGCTGGACCGGCTGCTCGGCTCGGTGCTGTCGCACGCCGACGAGTCGTTCAACGCGATCCTCGAGCTCGGGTTCGCCAGCTCGATCCGCAAGGAGTGGGAGTGGCGGATCTCCCGCGGCGAGTCGACCGCCAACCTCGAGGCGTTCCGCGGCTGGCTCGAGGCCGGGACCTCGCCACAGCCTGAGTGA
- a CDS encoding M4 family metallopeptidase codes for MTSRMPACTFVPPWLLARLGAERSLDLDDQIRALRSARAAEPHVRAASAVGVSPWTVHDADNATQLPGRPVRSAGQPTTVDVAVDEAAAGIEQTLAMFASGFGRASYDDAGAPVTLVVHYGHDYANAFWDGRHLVFGDGDGMVFERLTKAGDVLAHEFGHAVIEHAAGLVYRDQPGALNESLADVFAACFKQRLAGESAAEADWLIGEGLFVPGVRARALRDMASPGTAFDDPALGSDPQVAHLDDFVVTTDDNGGVHLNSGIPNRAFHLAATAIGGTSLEGAGQIWYSALTRGGLRPDADFSTFAAATVAAAGDHAEAVMQAWASVGVGLLPPRRPTGPPQEPADTPAPVPAVVRVRRSGGFAGRVQEGEIAVDARVRSLLERVDLDAAAASASTYRPMPDMFVYTFQIAAADPVTLPEQALTAGLHDLATLVLGSDER; via the coding sequence ATGACCTCTCGGATGCCTGCCTGCACGTTCGTCCCGCCCTGGCTGCTCGCCCGCCTCGGTGCGGAGCGTTCCCTGGACCTCGACGACCAGATCCGCGCCCTGCGCAGTGCCCGGGCAGCTGAGCCCCACGTCCGAGCGGCCTCGGCCGTCGGGGTCTCCCCGTGGACCGTCCACGACGCCGACAACGCCACGCAGTTGCCGGGCCGACCGGTGCGATCAGCCGGTCAGCCGACCACGGTCGACGTGGCGGTCGACGAGGCGGCCGCGGGGATCGAGCAGACCCTGGCGATGTTCGCCTCCGGGTTCGGTCGAGCCTCCTATGACGACGCCGGGGCGCCGGTGACGCTGGTGGTGCACTACGGCCACGACTACGCCAACGCGTTCTGGGACGGGCGCCACCTCGTCTTCGGCGACGGGGACGGGATGGTCTTCGAGCGCCTGACCAAGGCGGGCGACGTGCTGGCGCACGAGTTCGGGCACGCCGTCATCGAGCACGCAGCAGGCCTCGTCTATCGCGACCAGCCGGGCGCCCTCAACGAGTCGCTCGCTGACGTCTTCGCGGCCTGCTTCAAGCAACGCCTCGCCGGTGAGTCCGCGGCCGAGGCCGACTGGCTGATCGGTGAGGGCCTGTTCGTCCCCGGGGTCCGGGCCCGGGCCCTGCGCGACATGGCCAGCCCCGGCACCGCCTTCGACGACCCCGCGCTCGGCAGCGACCCGCAGGTCGCCCACCTCGACGACTTCGTGGTCACCACCGACGACAACGGCGGGGTCCACCTCAACTCCGGCATCCCCAACCGCGCCTTCCACCTCGCGGCCACGGCGATCGGGGGCACGAGCCTCGAGGGTGCGGGCCAGATCTGGTACTCCGCGCTCACCCGGGGCGGCCTGCGCCCCGACGCCGACTTCTCCACCTTCGCCGCAGCCACCGTCGCCGCGGCCGGCGACCATGCCGAGGCGGTGATGCAGGCCTGGGCCTCGGTCGGGGTGGGCCTCCTGCCACCACGACGTCCCACCGGACCGCCCCAGGAGCCCGCCGACACCCCGGCCCCGGTGCCGGCGGTCGTGCGGGTCAGGCGGTCCGGCGGCTTCGCCGGCCGGGTGCAGGAGGGCGAGATCGCCGTGGACGCACGAGTGCGGTCGCTCCTGGAGCGGGTGGACCTCGACGCTGCCGCGGCCAGCGCATCGACATACCGCCCGATGCCGGACATGTTCGTCTACACGTTCCAGATCGCCGCGGCAGACCCGGTGACGCTGCCCGAACAGGCGCTCACCGCCGGTCTCCACGACCTCGCGACGCTCGTGCTGGGGTCGGACGAGCGGTGA
- a CDS encoding aspartate/glutamate racemase family protein: MQTIGLIGGMSWESSAVYYRDLNIGVRERLGGLSSPKVVLSTVDFAELTDLEDHERWDQIGELLADAARGVERAGADFLLLCTTTFHKVADAVAAAVDIPLLHLGDVVAEACREGGHETVGLIGTKVAMEDSFFVDRLAAHGITVLVPDAKHHDTLNDAIYDELVHGVVEDDTRRKVVAITEELWDAGARAILLGCTELELLIRQPDIELPVIPCTTLHVQAAIDRALSD; this comes from the coding sequence GTGCAGACCATTGGACTCATCGGGGGGATGAGCTGGGAATCCAGCGCCGTCTACTACCGCGACCTCAACATCGGCGTGCGCGAGCGACTCGGCGGGCTCTCCTCGCCCAAGGTCGTGCTCAGCACGGTCGACTTCGCCGAGCTGACCGACCTCGAGGACCACGAGCGCTGGGACCAGATCGGCGAGCTGCTCGCCGACGCCGCCCGGGGGGTGGAGCGGGCCGGCGCCGACTTCCTGCTGCTGTGCACCACGACCTTCCACAAGGTCGCCGACGCCGTGGCCGCGGCCGTCGACATCCCGCTCCTGCACCTGGGTGACGTGGTCGCCGAGGCGTGCCGCGAGGGAGGCCACGAGACCGTGGGCCTGATCGGCACCAAGGTCGCGATGGAGGACTCCTTCTTCGTCGACCGGCTGGCGGCGCACGGCATCACGGTGCTCGTGCCCGACGCCAAGCACCACGACACCCTCAACGACGCGATCTATGACGAGCTGGTGCACGGGGTGGTCGAGGACGACACCCGGCGCAAGGTCGTCGCGATCACCGAGGAGCTGTGGGACGCCGGCGCCCGCGCGATCCTGCTGGGCTGCACCGAGCTCGAGCTGCTGATCCGCCAGCCCGACATCGAGCTGCCGGTCATCCCCTGCACCACCCTGCACGTGCAGGCGGCCATCGACCGCGCCCTCTCCGACTGA
- a CDS encoding ribonuclease HI family protein, giving the protein MIIAAADGSALGNPGPAGWAWYVDDSCWASGGWPHGTNNMGELMAVLDLLQQTAHLDDELHVFCDSTYVINAVTKWIAGWKRKGWKTGSGSPVKNVELMKALDEAMQGRRVKFEWVKGHSGHELNEAADTLANAAAAAYQRGGQADPGPGFAGSSTAHPSATVGQVEVEPDLFSDLEVSDEEQVVALERSLLTDEVRSDRAAVAALLHPQWQEIGASGRLWDRDSLLDEIGPLESPATLDVIEAARLSPDLILLVWRALTDEGTSLRSSLWQRSGGQWQQRFHQGTAEA; this is encoded by the coding sequence GTGATCATCGCGGCAGCAGACGGATCGGCCCTCGGCAACCCGGGACCAGCAGGGTGGGCCTGGTATGTCGACGACAGCTGTTGGGCCTCCGGCGGCTGGCCGCACGGCACCAACAACATGGGCGAGCTGATGGCCGTCCTCGACCTGCTCCAGCAGACCGCCCACCTCGACGACGAGCTCCACGTCTTCTGCGACAGCACCTATGTCATCAACGCCGTCACCAAGTGGATCGCGGGCTGGAAGCGCAAGGGCTGGAAGACGGGCAGCGGCTCGCCGGTGAAGAACGTCGAGCTGATGAAGGCGCTCGACGAGGCGATGCAGGGTCGACGAGTGAAGTTTGAGTGGGTCAAGGGCCACAGCGGGCACGAGCTCAACGAGGCCGCGGACACGCTCGCCAACGCCGCCGCCGCCGCCTACCAGCGTGGTGGCCAGGCCGACCCCGGCCCCGGGTTCGCCGGCAGCAGCACGGCCCACCCGTCCGCGACCGTCGGCCAGGTCGAGGTGGAGCCCGACCTCTTCAGCGACCTGGAGGTCTCCGACGAGGAGCAGGTGGTGGCCCTCGAACGCTCGCTGCTCACCGACGAGGTGCGCTCCGACCGTGCGGCGGTGGCCGCGTTGTTGCACCCGCAGTGGCAGGAGATCGGCGCGTCCGGCCGGTTGTGGGACCGCGACTCCCTCCTCGACGAAATCGGCCCGCTGGAGTCGCCCGCCACGCTCGACGTCATCGAGGCGGCGAGGCTCTCGCCCGATCTCATCCTGCTGGTCTGGCGGGCGTTGACCGATGAGGGCACCAGCCTGCGCAGCTCGCTGTGGCAGCGCTCGGGCGGGCAGTGGCAGCAGCGGTTCCACCAGGGCACCGCCGAGGCGTGA
- a CDS encoding SDR family NAD(P)-dependent oxidoreductase, with product MSTQRTAVVTGASSGIGEATARALAAEGFRVVCAARRIERIEVLAAEIDGLAVRLDVTDAESVAAFAAQVEAVHVLVNNAGGAFGSDPVETADPDQWAAMYDVNVLGLLRVTQALLPALRASGDGLIVNIGSTAGRWAYEKGGGYTAAKHATRVVTETLRLELNGEPIRVSEVAPGMVHTPEFALVRFDGDQAAADAVYAGVPDPLVAEDVADAVSWIATRPAHVNIDELVIKPRAQAAVHKVHRIPS from the coding sequence ATGAGCACCCAGCGCACCGCCGTCGTCACCGGAGCCTCGAGCGGGATCGGAGAGGCGACCGCCAGGGCACTCGCGGCCGAGGGTTTCCGGGTCGTGTGCGCGGCCCGGCGGATCGAGCGGATCGAGGTCCTGGCCGCTGAGATCGACGGCCTCGCGGTGCGCCTCGACGTGACCGACGCGGAGTCGGTCGCCGCCTTCGCCGCCCAGGTCGAGGCCGTGCACGTGCTGGTCAACAACGCCGGCGGCGCGTTCGGCTCGGACCCGGTCGAGACGGCCGACCCCGACCAGTGGGCCGCGATGTATGACGTCAACGTGCTCGGCCTGCTGCGCGTGACCCAGGCGCTGCTGCCCGCCCTGCGCGCGAGCGGCGACGGCCTGATCGTCAACATCGGCTCGACGGCGGGCCGATGGGCCTATGAGAAGGGGGGCGGCTACACCGCGGCCAAGCACGCGACCCGGGTCGTCACCGAGACGCTGCGCCTCGAGCTCAACGGCGAGCCGATCCGGGTCTCGGAGGTCGCCCCGGGGATGGTGCACACCCCGGAGTTTGCGCTCGTCCGGTTCGACGGCGACCAGGCCGCCGCCGACGCGGTGTATGCCGGCGTGCCCGACCCGCTCGTCGCCGAGGACGTGGCGGACGCCGTCAGCTGGATCGCGACCCGACCGGCACACGTCAACATCGACGAGCTCGTGATCAAGCCACGCGCACAAGCCGCCGTACACAAGGTGCACCGCATTCCATCCTGA
- the typA gene encoding translational GTPase TypA, with protein sequence MSQKRSDLRNVAIVAHVDHGKTTLVDAMLRQAGAFTAHQAESVAERVMDSGDLEREKGITILAKNTAVHYAGPAGGGEPMVINIIDTPGHADFGGEVERGLSMVDGIVLLVDASEGPLPQTRFVLRKALNADMPVILVVNKTDRGDARIAEVVDETYELFMDLLDDSHSQEALDFPVVYASGRAGIASLERPEDGTMPEGSDLEPLFKTILETIPAPVYTEGAPLQAHVTNLDASPFLGRLALVRVHEGTLNKGQTVAWMRRDGSVKNVKITELLVTEGLERQPGQSAGPGDIVAVAGIPEITIGETLADAENPVALPLIHVDEPAISMTIGTNTSPLVGRTKGGKVTARLVKDRLDQELIGNVSLRILPTERPDAWEVQGRGELALAILVEQMRREGFELTVGKPQVVTKQVDGKLHEPFERLTIDAPEEYLGTITELLASRKGRMESMTNHGTGWVRMEFVVPARGLIGFRTQFLTDTRGTGIAHSISEGYEAWAGEIRSRTNGSLVADRKGAATAYAMTNLQERGILFVEPTTEVYEGMIVGENSRADDMDVNITKEKQQTNIRSATSDNFEKLIPPRHLSLEQCLEFCRDDECVEVTPDAVRIRKVVLDANARAKTASVARKANK encoded by the coding sequence ATGTCCCAGAAGCGCTCTGACCTCCGCAACGTGGCGATCGTGGCCCACGTCGACCACGGCAAGACCACGCTCGTGGACGCCATGCTCCGACAGGCCGGCGCCTTCACCGCGCACCAGGCCGAGAGTGTTGCGGAGCGGGTCATGGACTCCGGCGACCTCGAGCGCGAGAAGGGCATCACGATCCTCGCGAAGAACACGGCCGTGCACTACGCCGGCCCTGCCGGTGGCGGTGAGCCGATGGTCATCAACATCATCGACACCCCCGGCCACGCCGACTTCGGTGGCGAGGTCGAGCGCGGCCTGTCGATGGTCGACGGCATCGTGCTGCTCGTGGACGCCTCCGAGGGGCCGCTCCCGCAGACCCGGTTCGTCCTCCGCAAGGCCCTCAACGCCGACATGCCGGTGATCCTGGTCGTCAACAAGACCGACCGCGGTGACGCGCGCATCGCCGAGGTCGTCGACGAGACCTACGAGCTCTTCATGGACCTCCTCGACGACAGCCACAGCCAGGAAGCACTCGACTTCCCCGTCGTCTATGCGTCTGGTCGGGCCGGCATCGCGAGCCTCGAGCGCCCCGAGGACGGCACGATGCCCGAGGGCAGCGACCTCGAGCCGCTGTTCAAGACGATCCTGGAGACCATCCCGGCCCCGGTCTACACCGAGGGCGCGCCGCTGCAGGCCCACGTCACCAACCTCGACGCGTCCCCGTTCCTGGGCCGGCTCGCGCTGGTCCGGGTCCACGAGGGCACCCTCAACAAGGGCCAGACCGTCGCCTGGATGCGGCGTGACGGGTCGGTCAAGAACGTCAAGATCACCGAGCTCCTCGTCACCGAGGGCCTCGAGCGCCAGCCCGGCCAGTCGGCCGGCCCCGGCGACATCGTGGCCGTCGCGGGCATCCCCGAGATCACCATCGGCGAGACCCTGGCCGACGCCGAGAACCCGGTCGCGCTCCCGCTCATCCACGTCGACGAGCCGGCGATCTCGATGACGATCGGCACCAACACCTCGCCGCTCGTGGGCCGCACCAAGGGCGGCAAGGTCACCGCCCGTCTCGTCAAGGACCGCCTCGACCAGGAGCTCATCGGCAACGTGTCGCTGCGCATCCTCCCGACCGAGCGTCCGGACGCCTGGGAGGTCCAGGGCCGCGGCGAGCTGGCGCTGGCGATCCTGGTCGAGCAGATGCGTCGCGAGGGCTTCGAGCTCACCGTCGGCAAGCCGCAGGTGGTGACCAAGCAGGTCGACGGCAAGCTGCACGAGCCGTTCGAGCGCCTCACCATCGACGCACCCGAGGAATACCTCGGCACGATCACCGAGCTCCTCGCCTCCCGCAAGGGCCGCATGGAGTCGATGACCAACCACGGCACCGGCTGGGTCCGGATGGAGTTCGTGGTGCCTGCGCGTGGCCTGATCGGCTTCCGCACGCAGTTCCTCACCGACACCCGCGGCACCGGCATCGCGCACAGCATCTCCGAGGGCTACGAGGCCTGGGCCGGGGAGATTCGCTCGCGCACCAACGGCTCGCTCGTCGCCGACCGCAAGGGCGCCGCGACGGCCTACGCCATGACCAACCTGCAGGAGCGGGGCATCCTGTTCGTCGAGCCCACGACCGAGGTCTACGAGGGCATGATCGTCGGCGAGAACTCCCGTGCCGACGACATGGACGTCAACATCACCAAGGAGAAGCAGCAGACCAACATCCGGTCCGCCACCTCCGACAACTTCGAGAAGCTGATCCCGCCGCGCCACCTCTCCCTCGAGCAGTGCCTGGAGTTCTGTCGCGACGACGAGTGCGTCGAGGTCACCCCCGACGCCGTCCGGATCCGCAAGGTCGTCCTCGACGCCAACGCCCGCGCCAAGACCGCGTCCGTGGCCCGCAAGGCCAACAAGTAG
- a CDS encoding response regulator transcription factor, with the protein MTRVLVVEDEESYSDALAYMLRKEGYEVAIAADGNAAMSEFERNGADIVLLDLMLPGLPGTEVCRQIRQTSSVPVIMVSAKDDEVDKVVGLELGADDYVTKPYSPRELVARIRAVLRRGQEPDLLPDTLEAGPVRMDVERHVVTVDGTEQRLPLKEFELLEMFLRNPGRVLTRGQLIDRVWGSDYVGDTKTLDVHVKRLRAKLEPDPSEPRYLVTVRGLGYKLDL; encoded by the coding sequence ATGACCCGGGTGCTCGTCGTCGAGGACGAAGAGAGCTACAGCGACGCGCTCGCCTACATGCTCCGCAAGGAGGGCTACGAGGTGGCCATCGCCGCTGACGGCAACGCTGCGATGAGCGAGTTCGAGCGCAACGGCGCCGACATCGTGCTCCTCGACCTGATGCTGCCCGGCCTGCCCGGCACCGAGGTCTGCCGGCAGATCCGCCAGACGTCCAGCGTGCCGGTCATCATGGTCAGCGCGAAGGACGACGAGGTCGACAAGGTCGTCGGTCTCGAGCTCGGCGCCGACGACTACGTCACCAAGCCCTACTCACCCCGCGAGCTCGTCGCCCGCATCCGCGCGGTGCTGCGTCGCGGGCAGGAGCCCGACCTCCTGCCGGACACCCTCGAGGCCGGGCCCGTCCGGATGGACGTCGAACGGCACGTCGTGACCGTCGACGGCACCGAGCAGCGGCTGCCGCTCAAGGAGTTCGAGCTGCTCGAGATGTTCCTGCGCAACCCCGGACGCGTGCTGACGCGCGGACAGCTGATCGACCGGGTGTGGGGGTCCGACTACGTGGGCGACACCAAGACACTCGACGTACACGTGAAGAGGCTGCGGGCCAAGCTCGAGCCCGACCCGAGCGAGCCGAGATATCTCGTCACGGTCCGGGGGCTGGGCTACAAGCTCGACCTCTGA